The Leucobacter viscericola genome includes a window with the following:
- a CDS encoding glutathione peroxidase, with amino-acid sequence MKLREIPFLTIDGEKTTLAEYADEVVLVVNVASKCGLTPQYETLEELQAKYKDRGFTVLGFPCNQFLGQEPGTAEEIKEFCSMTYGVSFPLMEKIKVNGRHRHPLYDVLRNVRDADGKKGRVKWNFEKFVIAPDNSISRFRPAVVPDDPAVISVIEAALPR; translated from the coding sequence ATGAAGCTGCGAGAGATTCCATTCCTGACCATCGATGGCGAAAAGACGACGCTCGCTGAGTATGCCGACGAAGTCGTATTGGTCGTCAACGTGGCCTCGAAGTGCGGGCTGACACCACAGTACGAAACCCTCGAAGAGCTGCAGGCGAAGTACAAGGATCGCGGCTTCACCGTACTGGGCTTCCCCTGCAACCAGTTCCTTGGCCAAGAGCCGGGAACTGCCGAAGAAATCAAGGAGTTTTGCTCCATGACCTACGGGGTCTCCTTCCCGCTCATGGAGAAGATCAAAGTCAATGGTCGCCACCGGCACCCGCTGTATGACGTGCTGAGAAACGTGCGTGACGCGGACGGTAAAAAGGGTCGTGTGAAGTGGAACTTCGAGAAGTTCGTGATTGCACCCGACAACTCGATTAGTCGTTTTCGCCCCGCTGTCGTGCCCGATGATCCCGCCGTTATCTCCGTGATTGAGGCGGCTCTCCCCCGCTAA
- a CDS encoding PadR family transcriptional regulator translates to MAKQISEMLKGTLDGIVLAILADRPAYGYEITSQLRDHGFSDIVEGTIYALLVRIEQRGFVDVAKVPSEKGPPRKVYTLNAKGREYLDEFWTTWSFLSERIEELRNTSSHLDGEGK, encoded by the coding sequence ATGGCAAAACAAATCTCCGAGATGCTGAAGGGCACACTCGACGGCATCGTGCTTGCGATCCTCGCTGACAGGCCGGCCTACGGCTACGAGATCACCTCGCAGCTGCGCGACCACGGTTTCTCCGACATTGTCGAGGGCACCATCTACGCGCTGCTCGTGCGCATCGAACAGCGTGGTTTTGTCGACGTTGCAAAGGTGCCCTCTGAGAAGGGGCCGCCTCGCAAGGTCTACACCCTGAACGCCAAGGGTCGTGAGTATCTCGATGAATTTTGGACAACCTGGAGCTTTCTTTCCGAGCGGATCGAAGAGCTTCGCAACACAAGTAGTCACCTCGATGGAGAAGGAAAGTAA
- a CDS encoding DUF1048 domain-containing protein → MAAGWIETVTGSFEDKKRWRQYKARKQNLPQNYRTAIDGLERYFMYAGAIVKGDIMMQMMEDLLDLIEQAAADATPIRDIVGDNPVEFAEAFLLNYEDGRWVNKERKRLTDSIDKAVSES, encoded by the coding sequence ATGGCTGCAGGATGGATTGAAACAGTAACCGGCTCGTTCGAAGATAAGAAGCGCTGGCGGCAGTACAAGGCCCGCAAGCAGAACTTGCCGCAGAACTACCGCACCGCAATAGACGGGCTCGAGCGCTACTTTATGTACGCTGGCGCGATTGTGAAGGGCGACATCATGATGCAGATGATGGAGGATCTGCTTGACCTGATCGAGCAGGCCGCCGCAGATGCGACGCCGATCCGCGACATCGTTGGCGACAACCCGGTCGAGTTCGCTGAAGCGTTCCTGCTGAACTACGAAGACGGCCGCTGGGTCAACAAGGAGCGGAAGCGCCTCACTGACTCAATCGACAAGGCCGTGAGCGAGTCCTGA
- a CDS encoding ABC transporter ATP-binding protein yields MSNNQIPEPAVRVRGVEKSFKDLHVLQGVDLEVAPGSIFALLGSNGSGKTTLVRILSTLLKADAGSATVHGFDVAAQAESVRESISLTGQFTAVDDVLTGRENLVLVAQLRHLQNPGAVADELLERFSLTEAGKRKAGTYSGGMRRRLDIAMSLIGNPPIIFLDEPTTGLDPQARIEVWQTVKKLANSGTTVLLTTQYLDEAEHLADRIAILHGGRIIQNGTLDELRRLLPPAKVEYVEKQPSLEEVFLALVGEGASDAADAADVGGAGKES; encoded by the coding sequence ATGTCGAACAATCAAATCCCTGAGCCCGCCGTGCGGGTCAGGGGCGTAGAAAAATCGTTTAAGGATCTGCACGTGCTGCAGGGGGTCGACCTTGAGGTCGCCCCGGGGAGCATTTTTGCGCTGCTCGGTTCGAACGGCTCGGGAAAAACCACGCTGGTGCGAATCCTCTCCACCCTGTTGAAGGCTGACGCGGGCTCCGCAACGGTTCACGGATTTGACGTTGCCGCGCAAGCTGAGAGTGTGCGAGAGTCGATCAGTCTCACGGGTCAGTTCACCGCTGTTGACGATGTGCTGACGGGGCGCGAGAACCTCGTGCTTGTTGCTCAGCTGCGCCACCTTCAGAATCCCGGTGCCGTGGCAGACGAGCTGCTCGAGCGGTTTTCGCTCACCGAGGCAGGAAAGCGCAAAGCTGGCACCTACTCGGGTGGCATGCGTCGCCGACTTGATATCGCCATGAGCTTGATCGGCAATCCGCCCATCATTTTTCTTGATGAGCCCACAACCGGTCTTGATCCGCAAGCCCGCATTGAAGTGTGGCAAACCGTGAAGAAACTGGCCAACAGCGGCACCACCGTGCTGCTCACCACGCAGTACCTCGACGAGGCGGAACACCTCGCGGATCGCATCGCGATTCTGCACGGTGGCCGCATCATTCAAAATGGCACGCTTGACGAGCTTCGCCGGCTCCTACCGCCCGCGAAGGTTGAGTATGTCGAAAAACAACCTTCACTCGAAGAGGTGTTCCTCGCCCTAGTTGGTGAGGGTGCCTCCGATGCGGCCGATGCAGCCGATGTCGGCGGCGCAGGAAAGGAGTCATGA
- a CDS encoding ABC transporter permease — protein MTTHMLSDTGVLTGRSLRHILRSPDTIITTVITPIALMLLFVYVLGGAINTGSSQSYINYMLPGILLITIASGIAYTAYRLFLDMQGGIFERFQSMPIARSSVLWAHVLTSLAANLVSIVVVTGVALLMGFRTGASVGAWLAVAGILVLFTLALTWIAVIAGLSAKTVDGASAFSYPLIFLPFISSAFVPTSSMPGPVAWFAENQPVTSIVNTIRALFAGEAVGGEIWIALAWLLGILVVAYGFAVAKYRRRLS, from the coding sequence ATGACCACGCACATGCTCAGCGATACCGGTGTTCTCACCGGTCGCTCGCTGCGACACATTCTGCGCAGCCCCGACACCATCATCACCACGGTCATCACGCCAATTGCCCTGATGCTGTTGTTTGTCTACGTGCTGGGCGGCGCCATCAACACCGGGTCTAGCCAGTCGTACATCAACTACATGCTGCCCGGAATCTTGCTCATCACGATCGCGTCCGGGATCGCCTACACTGCCTATCGGCTGTTCCTCGATATGCAGGGTGGCATCTTCGAACGGTTCCAGTCCATGCCGATCGCGCGCTCGAGTGTGCTGTGGGCGCACGTGCTCACCTCACTGGCGGCCAATCTGGTGTCGATTGTGGTCGTCACAGGGGTTGCTCTGCTGATGGGTTTTCGAACCGGGGCTTCCGTTGGGGCCTGGCTGGCTGTCGCGGGAATCCTTGTTCTCTTTACACTGGCGCTCACCTGGATCGCCGTGATTGCGGGACTCTCGGCAAAGACTGTCGATGGTGCGAGCGCGTTTAGTTACCCATTGATTTTCCTTCCGTTTATTAGTTCAGCGTTTGTGCCGACAAGTTCCATGCCGGGACCTGTCGCCTGGTTCGCGGAGAATCAGCCGGTGACCTCGATCGTCAATACGATTCGTGCGCTGTTCGCAGGCGAAGCCGTCGGAGGTGAGATCTGGATCGCTCTCGCCTGGCTGTTGGGAATCCTGGTGGTTGCCTACGGTTTTGCCGTCGCAAAGTATCGCCGCCGCTTAAGCTGA
- a CDS encoding HNH endonuclease family protein, whose product MNKTRVFSFAFALLSIPALLGTVAAPEAAAAHGASADAVAATAPAAVLTAANELQGYFTPESPDVPAKLTVPKKAPKVAIADTSETTGTALVLLDSLAVKKQKSDRKYDRVKKFGVAWLDVGGRGCDTRNEVLARDLTEVKAKGCQVLSGKLSDPYLGAKLDFARGDETSSLVQVDHIVSLRNAWQTGAQKLSQAQRESLANDPLNLRAVNGASATIKDGRNAADWLPENTAYRCEYVAQQVSVKATYDLWVTKAEKAAMKKVLSKCAKEPAQSSPFTPKLKESSSSDSQTTKAPATTAPAPEPAPAPVPEPAPEVVPEPEPVAPEPAPEPAVTGVNPGGFCSTPGVVGTAANGRSYTCGGNGPDANGKYHWNK is encoded by the coding sequence ATGAATAAGACACGGGTGTTTTCTTTCGCGTTTGCTCTGCTTTCGATTCCCGCACTGCTCGGCACGGTCGCGGCTCCGGAGGCCGCAGCGGCCCATGGAGCTTCAGCTGATGCCGTTGCTGCCACTGCGCCCGCAGCAGTGTTGACAGCGGCGAACGAACTTCAAGGCTATTTCACCCCGGAATCTCCGGATGTACCTGCAAAGCTCACGGTGCCCAAGAAGGCTCCGAAGGTGGCCATTGCAGACACTTCCGAGACCACTGGCACTGCGCTCGTTTTGCTCGATTCACTGGCAGTGAAGAAACAAAAGTCTGACCGCAAGTACGACCGGGTTAAGAAGTTTGGTGTTGCCTGGCTTGATGTCGGTGGCAGAGGGTGCGATACCCGAAACGAAGTGCTTGCCCGTGACCTCACCGAGGTAAAGGCCAAAGGCTGCCAGGTTCTGAGTGGCAAGCTCAGTGACCCGTACCTGGGGGCGAAACTTGACTTTGCTCGTGGCGACGAGACTTCGAGCCTCGTTCAGGTCGACCACATCGTCTCGCTCAGAAACGCTTGGCAGACAGGTGCGCAGAAGCTCTCCCAGGCCCAGCGTGAAAGCCTCGCGAACGATCCACTCAATCTCCGCGCGGTGAATGGAGCGAGCGCGACGATCAAAGATGGACGCAACGCTGCGGACTGGTTGCCAGAAAACACCGCGTACCGCTGCGAATACGTTGCGCAGCAAGTCTCTGTCAAAGCGACCTATGATCTCTGGGTCACCAAGGCCGAAAAGGCCGCCATGAAGAAGGTGCTGAGCAAGTGCGCGAAAGAACCAGCGCAGAGTTCACCCTTCACCCCAAAACTCAAAGAGTCATCAAGTTCTGATTCCCAAACAACTAAGGCCCCCGCAACGACGGCACCCGCGCCAGAGCCCGCTCCGGCGCCCGTGCCTGAACCAGCGCCGGAGGTTGTGCCCGAACCTGAACCTGTTGCTCCAGAGCCTGCACCGGAGCCGGCAGTAACGGGTGTCAACCCGGGCGGATTCTGTTCAACACCGGGGGTGGTCGGCACGGCGGCGAATGGCCGGAGCTATACCTGCGGTGGGAACGGGCCGGATGCGAACGGTAAGTATCACTGGAATAAGTAG
- a CDS encoding DNA alkylation repair protein: protein MEKLSGSRAFEQARAALQAEADPARAAQQRAYMKDQFEYFGAATPVMRRATKAVLSDLKGAVDWEFVALCWQAPQRELQHVAADHLRMNAKLLSSSDLPRLAGYIQEKSWWDSVDHLAQTVSVVVRADSASKGVMREWSVHENLWMRRSSIICQLDSKGVTDTDLLTDVILANTGSKEFFINKAIGWALRQYARAEPMWVGRFLEDRGSTLAPLSVREAAKHLSPEQYQP, encoded by the coding sequence ATGGAAAAGCTGAGCGGCTCGCGGGCCTTTGAACAGGCGCGGGCAGCACTTCAGGCCGAGGCGGATCCTGCCAGGGCCGCTCAGCAGCGTGCGTACATGAAGGATCAATTCGAGTACTTCGGCGCGGCCACGCCGGTTATGCGGCGCGCAACCAAAGCAGTGCTCAGCGATCTGAAGGGCGCGGTCGACTGGGAGTTCGTGGCGCTGTGCTGGCAGGCGCCGCAGCGCGAACTCCAACATGTTGCCGCCGATCACCTCCGAATGAACGCGAAGCTCTTGAGCAGCTCTGACCTGCCGCGCCTGGCCGGATACATCCAAGAGAAGTCGTGGTGGGACAGCGTGGATCACCTAGCCCAGACGGTTTCCGTTGTTGTGAGGGCAGACAGCGCAAGTAAGGGTGTGATGCGCGAGTGGTCAGTGCACGAGAACCTCTGGATGCGCAGGAGCTCGATTATCTGCCAGCTCGATTCAAAGGGCGTAACCGACACTGATCTGCTCACTGATGTGATCTTGGCGAATACTGGGTCGAAGGAGTTTTTCATTAACAAGGCGATCGGCTGGGCGCTTCGGCAGTACGCGCGCGCAGAGCCGATGTGGGTGGGCCGGTTCCTTGAGGATCGCGGCAGCACACTCGCGCCGCTCAGCGTGCGCGAAGCGGCCAAGCACCTTTCGCCTGAGCAGTATCAGCCCTAG
- a CDS encoding DUF4872 domain-containing protein: MTERKAFKKRVREQMEATGQSYAQAAEQLERTNPASPKPAVAGSAQHTQPDPHPASAVVVRLLKESGLDLDPVTAFGIGGGIGFMYALFQYKQVPAPLLTLVCQHHPEPWALAILSRLEVAHTTARNKRDTQKLLDEGHAVILPLARGSVPWAKQIEFAERDELVVVAISMRESDELSVFDGATEHRMTRSELLDAYAASQRKHPTIAIEPGAQLPADLTPALRKGFAATVNAMTGPVLGNPFDVNFGLSGLRKWAEKVLGSTKDGWSKAYGDDDSWRSRLVECIDHEHTARSAGRPLFARLLAEQGLSAAADYFERSGTLWRGIADRSGELSYEQLAEIVGQIAEEEARGITELTQDSGLQTQL, from the coding sequence ATGACCGAGCGGAAAGCGTTTAAGAAGCGCGTGCGTGAGCAGATGGAAGCCACTGGGCAAAGTTACGCGCAAGCAGCGGAGCAGCTGGAACGCACAAACCCTGCGTCACCAAAGCCGGCTGTAGCGGGCTCGGCCCAGCACACGCAGCCGGATCCTCACCCAGCCTCGGCGGTGGTTGTTCGTTTACTTAAAGAATCAGGGTTGGATCTCGACCCCGTAACCGCCTTCGGTATCGGCGGCGGTATCGGCTTTATGTACGCCCTCTTCCAGTACAAGCAGGTGCCCGCACCACTCCTGACGCTCGTCTGCCAGCATCACCCTGAGCCATGGGCGCTCGCGATCCTGAGCCGACTCGAGGTCGCGCACACGACCGCGAGAAACAAACGAGACACCCAGAAGCTGCTGGATGAAGGGCACGCGGTGATCCTGCCTCTCGCCCGCGGCTCAGTGCCCTGGGCGAAGCAGATCGAGTTTGCTGAGAGGGATGAACTCGTTGTGGTGGCTATCTCGATGCGAGAAAGTGACGAACTCAGCGTCTTCGACGGTGCTACGGAACACCGCATGACACGAAGCGAACTGCTCGATGCATACGCCGCATCTCAGCGCAAACACCCCACCATCGCGATCGAGCCAGGTGCCCAGCTCCCCGCCGATCTCACTCCTGCTCTGCGCAAGGGCTTCGCCGCGACGGTGAACGCGATGACCGGCCCCGTGCTCGGCAACCCCTTCGACGTCAACTTTGGTCTGAGCGGCTTGCGCAAGTGGGCCGAGAAGGTCTTGGGCAGCACAAAGGACGGATGGAGCAAGGCCTACGGCGACGACGATTCTTGGCGATCGCGCCTGGTCGAGTGCATCGACCACGAGCACACCGCAAGATCGGCCGGTCGGCCGCTTTTCGCGCGGTTGCTCGCGGAGCAGGGGCTCAGCGCGGCAGCAGATTATTTCGAGCGCTCAGGCACACTGTGGCGGGGGATCGCGGACCGCTCTGGTGAACTCTCGTATGAGCAGCTCGCAGAGATCGTAGGCCAGATCGCCGAGGAAGAAGCTCGCGGGATCACAGAGCTGACGCAAGACAGCGGTCTCCAGACACAGCTCTAG
- a CDS encoding zinc-binding dehydrogenase, producing the protein MKAMVARALGAGWVEEDIRIADPLDNEVLVDVKASGLCGSDFMEMSHGVMHQPPVVLGHEIAGVVAKVGSSVTTLKVGDHVAGCLVQFCGKCARCLSGDVGLCRNPEEAVRPAGESPRLSDANGKPLDQGMALGGFAQQVLAHENMLVKIPNEMPFPQAAVLGCSVITGTGAVLNAAKVERGEIVAIIGAGGVGLNVISGALLAGASKIIAIDLNDATLATAKKFGATHVINSGETDPVEAVKELTGGFGVRYAFDVVGIPATVRQGYDMLDRGGTLYQIGMGGNSFELDSMPNIFGRKAIQGVFMGSGVPKRDIAALVDLYVDGRLNLDDLISEEISLSDLNEGYTRLKDPQVNRVVVTDFS; encoded by the coding sequence ATGAAGGCCATGGTTGCTCGCGCGCTAGGCGCAGGTTGGGTTGAAGAAGACATCAGGATCGCAGATCCACTCGACAACGAGGTGCTCGTTGACGTGAAGGCCTCCGGCCTCTGCGGCAGCGATTTTATGGAGATGAGCCACGGTGTGATGCACCAGCCGCCCGTGGTGCTCGGCCACGAAATCGCGGGTGTGGTTGCCAAGGTCGGGTCGAGTGTTACGACCCTCAAGGTTGGCGATCATGTCGCAGGTTGCCTCGTGCAGTTCTGCGGCAAGTGCGCCCGCTGCCTCTCGGGCGACGTGGGACTCTGCCGCAATCCCGAGGAGGCGGTTCGCCCAGCGGGGGAGTCTCCCCGCCTCTCAGATGCGAACGGCAAGCCGCTAGACCAGGGCATGGCCCTCGGTGGTTTCGCACAGCAGGTGCTCGCGCACGAAAACATGCTGGTGAAGATCCCGAACGAAATGCCGTTCCCTCAGGCCGCGGTGCTCGGCTGCAGTGTGATCACTGGCACCGGCGCCGTGCTCAACGCGGCCAAGGTCGAGCGCGGCGAGATCGTTGCGATTATCGGGGCGGGCGGGGTTGGTCTCAACGTCATCAGTGGAGCTCTGCTCGCCGGTGCCTCAAAGATCATCGCCATCGACCTCAACGACGCGACCCTTGCAACCGCAAAGAAATTCGGGGCGACTCACGTTATCAACTCCGGCGAAACCGACCCCGTAGAGGCGGTCAAGGAGCTCACCGGCGGGTTTGGTGTGCGCTATGCCTTCGACGTCGTGGGTATCCCAGCGACAGTGCGTCAGGGTTACGACATGCTGGATCGCGGTGGCACGCTCTACCAGATCGGCATGGGCGGCAACTCGTTCGAGCTCGACAGCATGCCGAACATCTTCGGACGCAAGGCGATCCAGGGAGTCTTTATGGGCTCGGGGGTGCCGAAGCGCGACATCGCGGCGCTCGTTGATCTATACGTTGACGGCCGCCTCAACCTCGACGATTTGATCTCAGAGGAGATCTCGCTCAGCGACCTCAACGAGGGTTACACCAGGCTCAAGGATCCCCAGGTGAACCGCGTCGTCGTCACCGATTTCTCCTAG
- a CDS encoding YdeI/OmpD-associated family protein has translation MANAALPTDNELVLLDVEAWRAWLDDNEDSSSGVWLRLAKKGTTSPTSLSYAEALDEALCSGWIDGQRRAHDESTFHQRFTPRRPRSIWSERNVGHIERLREQNRMRPRGEREIALAQQDGRWERAYAGSASATVPDDLKAALESDRAARDRFESLSSQERYSALHRLMTATNEATRARRLQRIMEQLQNPAGD, from the coding sequence ATGGCAAATGCGGCGCTACCCACCGACAACGAACTTGTCTTGCTCGACGTAGAGGCGTGGCGAGCCTGGCTCGACGACAACGAAGATTCTTCAAGCGGCGTCTGGTTGAGGCTCGCGAAGAAGGGCACAACCAGTCCAACTAGCCTGAGCTACGCGGAAGCCCTCGACGAAGCTCTGTGCAGCGGCTGGATCGACGGTCAGCGCCGCGCCCACGACGAATCCACTTTCCATCAACGCTTCACACCGCGCAGACCGCGGTCGATATGGTCCGAGCGCAACGTCGGTCACATCGAGAGGCTCCGCGAGCAGAATCGCATGAGACCGCGCGGGGAACGGGAAATCGCACTCGCGCAGCAAGACGGCCGTTGGGAGCGCGCCTACGCAGGATCCGCCAGCGCAACAGTGCCGGACGACCTGAAGGCAGCGCTCGAATCAGACCGAGCGGCGCGCGACCGATTCGAGTCGCTCTCAAGCCAGGAGCGATACTCCGCCCTGCACCGTTTGATGACCGCCACAAACGAGGCGACCCGCGCACGGCGGCTACAGCGCATCATGGAGCAGTTGCAAAACCCGGCGGGCGATTAG
- a CDS encoding NUDIX domain-containing protein, giving the protein MDPRPEHRVSCGLLFSESRVLLVHRSPSRSYYPDVWDFPGGHIEPGENGRETIVRELQEELNVEIAIPAGEAIFQRRTNDLHLEVWIFEEWRGTVVSAEPEEHDSLGWFTLQEALALELADDAYPEILKRVLA; this is encoded by the coding sequence ATGGATCCCCGGCCAGAGCATCGTGTTTCATGTGGGTTGCTTTTTTCCGAGAGTCGGGTGTTGCTTGTGCACCGGTCCCCTTCTAGGAGCTATTACCCAGATGTGTGGGACTTTCCTGGAGGGCATATTGAACCCGGTGAAAATGGACGGGAAACTATTGTTCGTGAACTTCAAGAAGAGCTGAACGTAGAAATTGCGATTCCAGCGGGTGAAGCGATATTTCAGCGGCGAACTAATGATCTTCACCTGGAAGTATGGATCTTTGAAGAGTGGCGAGGAACAGTAGTTAGCGCTGAACCAGAAGAACACGACTCACTTGGGTGGTTCACCCTGCAGGAGGCACTGGCCTTGGAGCTTGCAGATGATGCATATCCCGAGATTCTGAAGCGCGTATTGGCTTAG
- a CDS encoding dihydrofolate reductase family protein has protein sequence MSARFVYWMNVSLDLKIEYVDAENGGGDWMRITETLHREFNRRAAALTANVEGRKVYEIMESYWPAVRNDESELEVMREYGEIWTTMPKYLVSRTRTSAQHNTQVIGENAIEQLAKIREESEGDIGVGGATIATQLLHAGLLDELLLFTHPAVLGQGRPLFDSQEKPVVLDLLEQATFPEGVTMHRYSVRKQ, from the coding sequence ATGTCCGCTCGATTCGTGTACTGGATGAACGTATCGCTCGATCTCAAGATCGAATACGTCGATGCCGAGAACGGGGGTGGCGATTGGATGCGGATCACCGAGACCCTGCATCGTGAGTTCAACCGGCGCGCCGCAGCACTGACCGCGAACGTTGAGGGCCGCAAGGTCTACGAGATCATGGAGTCGTACTGGCCTGCCGTGCGTAACGACGAGTCTGAGCTCGAGGTCATGCGCGAGTACGGCGAGATCTGGACGACGATGCCGAAGTACCTCGTTTCTCGCACTCGCACCAGTGCGCAGCACAACACGCAGGTTATTGGCGAGAACGCCATCGAGCAGCTTGCAAAGATTCGCGAGGAGTCCGAGGGTGACATCGGTGTCGGCGGAGCCACGATTGCGACGCAGCTCCTGCATGCTGGTCTGCTGGACGAGCTGTTGTTGTTCACGCATCCGGCCGTGTTGGGTCAGGGGCGGCCACTCTTTGACTCGCAGGAGAAGCCGGTTGTGCTCGACTTGCTCGAGCAGGCCACGTTCCCCGAGGGTGTGACGATGCACCGGTATTCGGTGCGTAAGCAGTGA
- a CDS encoding peroxiredoxin has translation MVLQVGAEAPDFTLSDQHGAELTLSELVAEGPVALVFFPLAFSGICTGELCELRDNLSVFADSKVQLIGISVDSTFALRAWAEQEGYDFSIVSDFWPHGGVAQAYDAFVAERGIATRATVVIGADRKVLASFETEPGQARDFAAYREALALV, from the coding sequence GTGGTGCTTCAGGTTGGCGCGGAAGCGCCCGATTTCACTCTGTCAGATCAGCACGGAGCAGAGCTCACGCTCTCTGAGCTTGTTGCCGAGGGCCCGGTCGCGCTGGTGTTCTTCCCGCTTGCATTCTCCGGTATCTGCACGGGGGAACTGTGCGAGCTGCGCGACAATCTTTCGGTGTTTGCCGACAGCAAAGTGCAGCTGATCGGCATTTCCGTCGACTCGACGTTTGCGCTGCGGGCCTGGGCCGAACAAGAGGGTTACGACTTCTCGATCGTGTCTGACTTCTGGCCGCACGGTGGGGTAGCGCAGGCGTATGACGCGTTTGTTGCAGAGCGCGGGATCGCAACACGCGCGACCGTGGTTATCGGCGCAGACCGCAAGGTACTCGCCTCGTTCGAGACCGAGCCCGGCCAGGCCCGTGACTTCGCCGCGTACCGCGAGGCGCTCGCGCTGGTCTAG